One part of the Gossypium raimondii isolate GPD5lz chromosome 1, ASM2569854v1, whole genome shotgun sequence genome encodes these proteins:
- the LOC128041096 gene encoding kinesin-like protein KIN-7O, translated as MASAWKQTRRMKRLVVGPMATPKYHQWWAKRINDNTPKLNQEESQSIEEHLRVIPSELEIIKQDFERRNAELEKKIEQMEAEKMNLRLDIDVQKLENDKLNKEKNRAEEELGSLKMDYKKMRLSMRTAGLGKTSEQWRVEIQEEKDKADKWEQRFQEIQRRNEALERSLSESQKEKGELKDRVIVLERSLRQYRSRNSMIELKASLSKIEEMEKRIEELETELQNCEIQIKHLKANESHSNEQLHHFQNQVRSRDHLIKKAVVQIREVAEHIQTLAVQADTLSVKYELESDRGQELALLLRKIRVLGTRAKLYL; from the coding sequence atggCTAGTGCGTGGAAACaaactcgccgaatgaagaggCTAGTTGTGGGTCCAATGGCAACTCCTAAATATCATCAATGGTGGGCTAAAAGGATTAATGATAATACACCTAAGTTAAATCAGGAAGAAAGCCAGTCAATAGAAGAGCATTTACGAGTCATTCCTTCTGAGTTGGAGATTATAAAGCAAGATTTTGAAAGGAGAAATGCAGAGTTGGAGAAaaagatagagcaaatggaggcGGAAAAGATGAACTTAAGATTGGATATAGATGTTCAGAAGCTTGAAAATGACAAgttaaataaagagaaaaacagGGCTGAGGAGGAGCTGGGTAGTCTGAAGATGGATTATAAAAAAATGCGTTTGTCAATGAGAACTGCTGGGCTGGGAAAGACGTCAGAACAGTGGCGAGTagaaatccaagaagaaaaggacaagGCCGATAAGTGGGAACAGAGATTTCAAGAGATACAAAGGCGAAATGAGGCCTTAGAAaggagtttgtcagaaagccagaAGGAAAAGGGTgagttaaaggatagggtgattGTATTGGAAAGATCTCTTCGTCAGTATCGAAGCCGAAATTCTATGATAGAGTTAAAAGctagcttgagcaagattgaagaaatggagaaaagaattgaagagttAGAGACGGAgctgcaaaattgtgagatccagaTCAAGCACTTGAAAGCAAACGAGAGTCATAGTAATGAACAGCTTCACCATTTTCAGAATCAAGTTAGAAGTAGAGATCATCTTATCAAGAAAGCTGTAgtccagattcgagaagtagctgaaCATATACAGACTTTAGCAGTACAAGCTGACACGCTGAGTGTGAAATATGAATTAGAGTCAGATCGGGGGCAAGAATTGgctttgttacttagaaagattagagttctgggtactagggcaaagttGTACttgtaa